The following are encoded in a window of Castanea sativa cultivar Marrone di Chiusa Pesio chromosome 5, ASM4071231v1 genomic DNA:
- the LOC142635077 gene encoding uncharacterized protein LOC142635077, protein MGGSRGFGHYHGEEYLKFRMEEHHLQVWTTTRTPTGETPFQLAYGSEAVILTEVGLTSYRVGNHDENKNDEALRLQLDLVDEVRATTEQRLARYQNLMAKHYNSKVRHRDFQVEDLVLRKVTGATKDASQGKLGPN, encoded by the exons atgggtggaagcagaggctTTGGCCACTATCACGGAGAGGAATATCTGAAGTTTCGTATGGAGGAACATCATTTGCAGGTATG gacaacgACAAGGACACCAACAGGGGAGACACCGTTTCAACTGGCATACGGTAGCGAGGCAGTCATCCTAACAGAAGTAGGGCTTACGAGCTACCGAGTTGGGAACCATGACGAGAACAAGAATGATGAAGCCTTGCGCTTACAGCTTGATCTGGTGGACGAAGTTAGAGCAACAACCGAGCAAAGATTAGCACGATACCAGAACCTCATGGCgaaacattacaactctaaaGTCAGGCACAGGGACTTCCAAGTTGAAGATCTTGTCTTAAGGAAAGTAACCGGCGCTACAAAAGACGCCTCCCAGGGAAAGTTAGGACCGAATTAG